A window from Peromyscus leucopus breed LL Stock chromosome 8a, UCI_PerLeu_2.1, whole genome shotgun sequence encodes these proteins:
- the Sod2 gene encoding superoxide dismutase [Mn], mitochondrial translates to MLCRAACSAGRRLALAPAPAAAAGAAGCRRHKHSLPDLPYDYGALEPHINAQIMQLHHSKHHAAYVNNLNVTEEKYREALAKGDVTTQIALQPALKFNGGGHINHSIFWTNLSPKGGGEPKGELLEAIKRDFGSFEKFKEKLTAVSVGVQGSGWGWLGFNKEQGRLQIAACSNQDPLQGTTGLIPLLGIDVWEHAYYLQYKNVRPDYLKAIWNVINWENVTERYTACKK, encoded by the exons ATGTTGTGTCGGGCGGCGTGCAG CGCGGGCAGGAGGCTGGCCCTGGCCCCggccccggcggcggcggcgggtgcCGCGGGCTGCCGCCGGCACAAGCACAGCCTTCCCGACCTGCCCTACGACTACGGCGCGCTGGAGCCGCACATCAACGCGCAGATCATGCAGCTGCACCACAGCAAGCACCACGCGGCCTACGTGAACAACCTGAACGTCACCGAGGAGAAGTACCGCGAGGCCCTGGCCAAGG GAGATGTTACGACTCAGATTGCCCTTCAGCCTGCACTGAAGTTCAATGGTGGGGGACATATTAATCATAGCATTTTCTGGACAAACCTGAGCCCTAAAGGAGGTGGAGAACCCAAAG gAGAGTTGCTGGAGGCTATCAAACGTGACTTTGGGTCTTTCGAGAAGTTCAAGGAGAAGCTGACAGCTGTGTCTGTTGGAGTTCAAGGTTCAGGCTGGGGCTGGCTTGGCTTCAATAAGGAGCAAGGTCGCCTACAGATTGCTGCCTGCTCTAACCAGGACCCATTGCAAGGAACCACAG GCCTTATTCCACTGCTGGGGATTGACGTGTGGGAACATGCTTATTACCTTCAGTATAAAAACGTCAGACCTGATTATCTGAAAGCTATCTGGAATGTGATCAACTGGGAGAATGTCACTGAAAGATACACAGCTTGCAAGAAGTAA